From Nymphaea colorata isolate Beijing-Zhang1983 chromosome 6, ASM883128v2, whole genome shotgun sequence, a single genomic window includes:
- the LOC116255561 gene encoding uncharacterized protein LOC116255561 isoform X2 — MAGEEDDYMGDLSHFLPPETSDSSRTKKVTNEKRKAMPSKPTQRNLSWQQKRKISREQQQREEDEKTLSLAQTALEPSNIGFRMLQQMGYKPGSALGKQGQGQVEPVGLEIRRSRTGIGALTPAEARASRERARKDRLRGTEEGLASEFGSRQKSAWRVRKVTADYKKAEAALAQLENAEVVAPPPPEDDSEEGKGEEVITEEDLQELLSKLRDEHFYCLYCGCQYESMEALLSNCPGDEDDH; from the exons aTGGCTGGAGAGGAAGACGACTACATGGGAGACTTATCCCACTTTCTTCCTCCGGAGACCTCAGACTCTTCCCGAACCAAGAAGGTAAcgaatgaaaagagaaaagcgaTGCCCTCG AAGCCGACCCAACGGAACCTCAGTTGGCAACAGAAGCGGAAGATAAGCAGGGAGCAGCAGCAGAGGGAAGAGGACGAGAAAACCCTATCTCTCGCCCAAACGGCATTGGAACCGTCCAACATCGGCTTCCGGATGCTCCAGCAGATGGGCTACAAGCCCGGTTCGGCACTCGGCAAGCAAGGCCAGGGCCAGGTCGAACCGGTGGGGCTCGAGATCCGTCGCTCGCGCACAGGCATCGGAGCTCTGACTCCTGCCGAAGCTCGTGCAAGCCGGGAGCGCGCCAGGAAGGATAGACTGAGGGGGACGGAAGAAGGGTTAGCGTCTGAGTTCGGCAGCCGGCAGAAGAGCGCTTGGAGGGTCCGGAAGGTCACGGCGGATTACAAGAAGGCAGAGGCAGCGTTGGCGCAATTGGAGAACGCCGAAGTTGTAGCACCTCCACCGCCGGAGGATGATAGTGAGGAAGGCAAAGGCGAGGAGGTGATCACAGAGGAG GACTTGCAGGAGCTACTGTCGAAGCTGAGAGACGAGCATTTTTACTGTCTTTACTGTGGATGTCAG TATGAGTCCATGGAAGCACTTCTGTCAAACTGCCCAGGAGATGAAGATGACCACTGA
- the LOC116255561 gene encoding uncharacterized protein LOC116255561 isoform X1, protein MAGEEDDYMGDLSHFLPPETSDSSRTKKRRTEEHAQKPTQRNLSWQQKRKISREQQQREEDEKTLSLAQTALEPSNIGFRMLQQMGYKPGSALGKQGQGQVEPVGLEIRRSRTGIGALTPAEARASRERARKDRLRGTEEGLASEFGSRQKSAWRVRKVTADYKKAEAALAQLENAEVVAPPPPEDDSEEGKGEEVITEEDLQELLSKLRDEHFYCLYCGCQYESMEALLSNCPGDEDDH, encoded by the exons aTGGCTGGAGAGGAAGACGACTACATGGGAGACTTATCCCACTTTCTTCCTCCGGAGACCTCAGACTCTTCCCGAACCAAGAAG AGACGAACGGAGGAACATGCTCAGAAGCCGACCCAACGGAACCTCAGTTGGCAACAGAAGCGGAAGATAAGCAGGGAGCAGCAGCAGAGGGAAGAGGACGAGAAAACCCTATCTCTCGCCCAAACGGCATTGGAACCGTCCAACATCGGCTTCCGGATGCTCCAGCAGATGGGCTACAAGCCCGGTTCGGCACTCGGCAAGCAAGGCCAGGGCCAGGTCGAACCGGTGGGGCTCGAGATCCGTCGCTCGCGCACAGGCATCGGAGCTCTGACTCCTGCCGAAGCTCGTGCAAGCCGGGAGCGCGCCAGGAAGGATAGACTGAGGGGGACGGAAGAAGGGTTAGCGTCTGAGTTCGGCAGCCGGCAGAAGAGCGCTTGGAGGGTCCGGAAGGTCACGGCGGATTACAAGAAGGCAGAGGCAGCGTTGGCGCAATTGGAGAACGCCGAAGTTGTAGCACCTCCACCGCCGGAGGATGATAGTGAGGAAGGCAAAGGCGAGGAGGTGATCACAGAGGAG GACTTGCAGGAGCTACTGTCGAAGCTGAGAGACGAGCATTTTTACTGTCTTTACTGTGGATGTCAG TATGAGTCCATGGAAGCACTTCTGTCAAACTGCCCAGGAGATGAAGATGACCACTGA